The Candidatus Komeilibacteria bacterium CG_4_10_14_0_2_um_filter_37_10 DNA segment GCGAATTGGCTAAACGATTGCCAATAGTAACATCGACTTCTTGCTGCACGATGGGTAAAATCATCTGCGCGATATCGGCTACGCGCATTTGACGATCAGCGTCAAAATGAACGATAATTTGCGCGCCTTGTGACAAGGCATATTTAGTTCCCGTTGCCAGTGCCGCACCCATTCCTAAATTGACTAAATGTTCCAACAAAATAACCGGAGGAAACTGCTGTACCTGCCAACTGGTCTGATCGGTAGAGCCGTCATTAACAACAATTACCTGATATTCGTACTTTAACAATGACTGAATAACAATGCTAATATTATCTTGCTCATTATAAGCCGGTATGACAATAAAAATTTTAGCTGGGCTGATGGCCATTGGTAATCAATATTTT contains these protein-coding regions:
- a CDS encoding glycosyltransferase family 2 protein, whose protein sequence is MAISPAKIFIVIPAYNEQDNISIVIQSLLKYEYQVIVVNDGSTDQTSWQVQQFPPVILLEHLVNLGMGAALATGTKYALSQGAQIIVHFDADRQMRVADIAQMILPIVQQEVDVTIGNRLANSQIPVLKKYFIFPIARILNNLMTGLYLVDVHNGFRALNAKAAQKINIEQQGMAHATEIVQKIKKFNLKYREVPVTIDYHVFGQGIGGGLKILHDLFLKKIV